One Pelodiscus sinensis isolate JC-2024 chromosome 9, ASM4963464v1, whole genome shotgun sequence genomic window, CGTAAGGAATCGTTCCAATTTTAATGTTTCCCAGAACTTGCATTTGGTCTGCACCCGATAGGTCAGGCAGCATCAGCACCAAATCTATcacaggctcttaccttctccgcAGAGATGTGTCTCTTTTCTCAGAATTGGATTTGTATAAAACTCCAAGAAGATTCTTCTTAGTGTTCATGTTCGAGGCCTAATAGCACTCAAGGTAAGAAGAGCAGACCTCGAGATAACTCCCTGCTGCAAATCTACGGGAGTCTGAAATTGCCCCAGCCCCGCATCCTGTCCTACCTGGCCCTTGTCATGGGTTCTCTGTGAGTTCACCACCTGGCAAGGTCCTTTAACCAATAAGCGGAGACACCGAAAAAGGCCTTGTGATGTCACCGCcacaccctgtcctgcccctggccagcccctctgcatATTTGAGCCTCTCCCCGCTGCATTACCGCTACTCACTCAATGTTAGTTCTAGGAATCAAGCAGGCTCACATGGaatcatcagaggctgctcagtgccACATGTACTTGGCAGATTGTAAGGCCAGAAAAGACCAATCACCTAACCCCAGGGCGGACAATAATTTTCACTGTGTGGGGGGTCACTTCAGGAATTTTAATATGTGGTCACAAGCTGGTTTCCAAGAGGGGAATCCCATTCAATTAAAGTATCGGGGCCTACGGCAACAAAAAAACACTGGTTATGAATATCCTAATACTGTACTAATATATTGGAATGTACAAATATGTTTGCGTGTACTAAAACAGCAGAATGAATTAAACCGATTTGAACAAAAATAAGCCTGCGAGTGAAACATGGTTGTGAACATTTAGAATGTTAATACTCTGACTGGAGAAGTTGGGATGCATCAAAATTAAGAGAACGTCTTTTAGCATTTAATTTTGTATCATTTCACTGCTTTCAGCTCTCTTGAGAACAGTCCCCCTGCCGGGGCTCTTGTCCGTTTCAAAATCATAatcacagcagaagcagcaggagtggagactgttTCAGTCCCTGCTTCCTCTGTTTCCCGCTGTGTCTctacctcccctgtcccccacggaAACAGGACTGGaaagagccagtttttaagccagttctctctccccagcactggcttttgctcccccacccttgctgcatcACTAGtccactatccgataagcttatgctcatCCTCTAGTCCACTAGTCACTTCTATCCctagctgccatatgaagagagattaacaagactgggaattGTCCTCTAAGAGGAGAAGGGGTATGTGGAGATATGACAGAGGTtcatgaaatcatgactggtgtggaaaaaaggaGCAAGGAAAAagtcatttacttgttcccataagacaagaactagaggtcaccaaatgaaattaaaaagtagcaggtttaaaacaggcgaaaggaagtatttcttcatgcaatgcccagacaacctgtggaactccctgccacaatatattgtgaaggccaggactttaacatggttaaaaataaagagctagataaattcatggaggatagatccatcaatgctcATTAGGCTGGATGAGTAAGAATGGCGTTTAACAAAACTCTATGCTAAAGACTTGTTTTATGATTTAATTCTGACACCCCTaccggccatcctgggtcagaccaaaggttcatctagcccaggagttagcaataatttttgaccgggggccacaacagaaatttctgaagtggtcccggGCTGTCCTAGAAGGGTCAGGGTCAGGACACTTCCcgtttccccacccacagatcatgattgctttgggaggagggggggaagcagcacATAAAGTCTTTGCACCTCCACTTGTTCACTGACTGAGCCAGGCTacgtactgggggagggggaaaagaagggttgttagttcgaattaactttgtagtgtagacatcccctgagtTAGGTGGCTGGCTTCCTATGTAATGAAAGGAGAGAAATAGGCACCAGAGGAAGGTGATCTGAAAAGCCAGCTCACTAGCCAGTGGCAGACCCTGACAAGGGTAAAGTTTAAGCCCATCGCTCAGGAGTAGGTTCCCAAGTGCAGGCTGCATCCTTGTTCCTGGGCCAGTGATCCCCACACTAAGACTGGCACTTGGTTGCCTAAGTTGCAGGAACGAAAATCTAGGAGGACATCTCCTTCATAACCTTGGGCCTACTACAGAGGGTGGGGGAACCCTGCTTCAAGTCCCACATCCTCAGGAGCAAAGGGAATCAGCCGACTCTCCGGTCAGTGCTCTAAGCAGAGTGAGGGGATATTCCGGCGAGGAGCTCtctcaatctctcctgttgaagaGCTTCCACTTGGATTGAACAACAGACTAATTACTGAGCCACAAAAAGGGCCTTAGAACCACTCTCTAGCTTGCTGGGAAGGGCACTTCCCCGAGTGGTGGCAGATGCTGTTGAAATCCTTTCTTCCCTCGGGCAGAGGTGAGGATTTCAATGAGGGTTTCCTACACCCTGGATATCGGTCTCATACagtaggccaggcctgggcaaaatccagcccacaagccaccagatccgcccacaggtgctgcagggagccccaggcaggctcccgctTACTTTGCCCACCTCCCTgccactcagaaatgcagctgtcgAGGGGTTTCGCTTTAAAATCTGTGagcctggaagggaggggggaggttttTTACTCTGCTCCCGCCCCCACAATCCCCTTGGCCTGTTTTTGGTCAGACGCTGGCCAGAGGGCGCTACCTGTTACAATGAGAGGCGGCCAAGAAGCAccatgcccctccccctcggGGGCAAGGTCACagaacacatggctgcagcctgtgcaggacggggcaggcagggaggctgcttcaggtaagtgctgggctgctggctggtaagtatCCTGgacagagcctgtctctggcactgcagcccctccctcccccaaccctctgccccccattcctATCCCCTACTCCACGtaccaaatcctctgcccccctcctgcacccatacctcccagatccggcaccccagtcccctgccctggctcaCACCCTAAACCCCTGCACTTCAAtcccctgtaccccctcctgtaccccaattccctccctaggtcacaatccaaccccctgcagctCAGTGCAGTGCCCCACGTTACAAccacttccttcacccaaactccctccctcgccccaagctcctttctgtacctaacctccatcccagaccctgcacctccttcatTGATATCACGGGAgagtgtggctcttgaccactttccaaattcttggagtgggcccccatcaagaattattgcccatccctgctgtaggCTGACGAGAAGGGAAGTTGTCTCCTTTGGGCCCTGCACCCCGCTATTTTGTATGACTTTGCCTGAGTGAGCCAAGGTGGTAGTTGGAAGTTTGCTCACAGACCACCTGCTGGACAGGACAACGGAATGTCTACCATGGATTGTGAATGGCTTTGGGGAGCATGCAGCAGACAGATGACCAGACACCTATTCATAATTAGATAGCGCTGTGTGCGCTCTGGTAGGGGTTAGGCATCTGCCAAGAATGAGGCTGCAGTGTGCATGCCTAGAGGAAATATTGGGCATTGAGAGAGTTAATGCACTGACAATATTAAACAGTACCGAGTAGGAAAGTTGGTGAATCACTCCAGTGCCCCAAAATCCTAAATATCCCACCCTTACTGCGTGCATGTACCATGGAAGAGTTGATTTGGATTCAACCATCAAATTAAGTTCCAGATGAATAGCTTTTCAGCAGTTCTCATGGACTCAAGGAGAAGGAAGGCATGCTAGAGAAGGCAGCTGTTTCCCTTCTTCCTTCTATTCTGAGCTGTAAAAGTCCTACCACACAGAGAGATTTTTGAGGTGTCTGTGAGGAAAAGATCAAAAGCAGCAAATTTGCAGCTCCACACCCCTCTCCAGAGTTTTCATCCCTAATgatctgtcatgattatgagggttagccagcagcctggggattaaggggttaactacacctagccaggtggagtgaccaataggaatgtaggtgggacttttcaaactgggacaaaggaatttgggtttttttttcttctctccttttgtctctctgagagagttctctgcaacTACAGAGatggacaagcatgtctctctctctctccaagacaccatccttcattttctgtaagtagggtaaagtttaggcagtttcgttaggttttattgttttaaggattgggtatgggatctgagatctggcactgtgtaaaagatgttttggcttttctttgtaactaagttctaggcccatggagtttctccatgagtatattttgttacctccctatctagtcattatggttgcaacaggaatattattgtaataataaaagttctttcttttctttttattaacctggcagtggttaattgtgtgccttgatttttattttaggggtaagatttcccaaatgatctttcccctgatttctttatcaacatttgggtggtggcagcggaagttttattcccaagatctaggtttttaagatcttggggggaagttttataccaaagcctggtagataaggctttggggtacacttgctggcccccacttctgcatttatcatgccagagtggggaaggagccatgacaatctCCAATTTGTCCTTTCTGCAAGAGTGGAGGGTAGGTATCACATGGCTCTGTATTTGCAAGGAAGGCCATGCAGCTTCTCCTTTGGAAATTATGGAGAAAATTGGGTACCATTCTCTGGACAGAAAATTGGAAGTGCTCTAAAGATTTCAAAACTCCTTGTAAAACTCTGCCAGCCAATGTAGGATGAATGATGGGTATTTTGTGGGGAGCAATTGCACAAGGTCTGTATATCTCCTGTCAAGATAGGAGTAAGTCCTGGAATCAATTTTTTGGAATTGGAAATGCGCCGtccacaaacattttaaaaaatccgtgtctggaatagggatgtaatgATGTAGTTGATTAAATgattaactaataagcaaaagcttatcggttaatgctaccGGCTATGCAcatttcctccctttccccctcccccagtacatagcctggctcagtcctagctgGCGCTGGGTCCGGAGAGCTACCCCTGCTACGGttctgcattaaaagtattttaggagctggcggacaggcagcccagctcagttccagctcatgccggtCCCAGGagttacccctgctgcagctgcacagaaTAGTATTTTAggagccatgctgcctgccctggctcctaaATTACATCCAGTGCAGAGCCGCAATGGGGGTAGCTCCCAGGAaccggcgcaagccaggactgagtgcttGCAGTGCTAAGCCTTATAGATGAATTGTATAGTCGACTTTTTTGGACAACTGCACAATTAATGAATTACACGCGTCTTAACATTTCTAGTCTGGAGAAGTAATGCTTCAGAGCATGTTCATTTACCTAGTATTTACTTCAAAGACAATGTAATTGACTAAGGCAGTTGAATTGCTTTATACTTTCTAAGTAATTACCCAATAAAATTATTTGTAATATAAAGCTTTGTAATATAaagctcgtggaatgaggagtaatggtagttcgaactaggaagcctagttcaaactacctagttcgtgccccgtgtagcacagggttcaaaccagcggggttttaaaaatagcggcgccccgcttatgcaaatgaagcccgggaaattcaaatcccgggcttcatttgcaagtgcggtatgcccacattaccccgctagttcgaactaggagggtagggtagacatactcttatagttctagccttcacagcctcctgtggcaaggagttccacaggttgactatgtgctgtgtgaagaagaactttcgcttattagttttaaacctgctgcccatcaatttcatttggtgtcctctagtccttatattataggaactaatgaagaacttttctttattcaccctctccacaccactcatgaatttatagacctctctcatatcccctctcagtctcctcttttctaagctgaaaagtcccagtctcgttagcctctcttcatatgggacctgttccaaacccctaatcattttagttgcccttttctacaccctttccatggccaaaatatcttttttgaggtgaggagaccacttcTGTaaacagtactgaagatatggcttcccctcctccttcttcccctggcttcccccttccagctccctcctcccaggtttccccctcccctcttccaccctctctcttcccctctcccaccttcttttcccaatctcccaagaggttaatccccctcctcccagttttgttaaataaagagagtttctatttttgaacacacatgtcctttattttttacatcagaaagggaggctagggaggggtaagtgaaagggggtgagggaggcaccaactccacactctaagtcctaacctgatgccctgctggcactggttctggccagccttaacttcggttcagggtcccctcagtgtggacatgttagttcgaattagcaaaacgcttattcaaattagtttttaggtctagatgcactaattcgaattcgTTTACttctaattagtgctgtagtgttgacatacccttagtgtgtagcaactttaaaatgtattttttaaccAGGAAAGATCCCTTTAACATATTGGAAAGTGTTTAATTTAGACATAATGTGCTGGGGTTACACCAGGACTACTCAGCTTTGGAATccttgggggccacagtgatactcacagcacctGCCGAGGGCCCTAGCTTCTCTcaaactgacaggcatgaatacaaagattaagacaagactacaccatgcaggccctatttaagtcagttctgttgatattcataaaatgcaatatttaccccatttccaccagtatgcacttttaatgagcaatgacagtcccaggaatttaactactaaaacgcatatcaagagaagaccattatattgactacttttttgatTTGGCTTCCACTTCTGGgtcgcatgttgagccctgcataaacccaaactgcaccacaggtcGCAAATAAACGGGTCGGCCCACGGAcggcatgttgagtagccctgtgttagACCATTTACATACTGATGATGCACaatgccttcctctcccacccaccccttgcCCAAACTGTATGTCCGGGTAAGAGCTATCTATCTTCCAGACATTTTAGTCTAGGAAGGAAATTAAGGTTACGCAACATAACCTGCACATTCTCCGGCTCTTAATCGGCCCATCCTTATCTTTCTGTAGTCACTGTTTATCtttatacaggactatgtagcactttaaagagtaacaagatggtttattagatgatgagctttcgtgggccagacccacttcctcagatgaaacagtggaagaaaattgtcaccaccatacataccaaaggataaaattaaaaaaaatgaacacatatgaaaaggacaaatcaaatttcagaacagacatttaccttccgccccaccccccgcatccctcttctgttctgaaatttgatttgtccttttcatatgtgttcatttttttaaattgtatcctttggtatgtatggtggtgacaattttcttccactatttgatctgaggaagtgggtctggcccacaaaaggtcatcacctaataaaccatcttgttagtctttaaagtgctacatagtcctgtattttgcttcagctacaccagactataacacggctacatttctattactgtttATCTTTCAAACCCAGAAGAGAGTAAAATAGCACCTGAATAGGAAGCACCTGTTGTGTTACAGTAAGTTAAGTCGCTGAGAACATTTCTCTGCTCACGTTTGGTCACATTTAAacacccccaaagcacaggggttAACAACCCGATCCTGTCCATCATCTATTAAATCTGCTACGCTCCTGCTTTCAGATGAAAAACATCCAGCACCTCAGCTGGATCGGGAGAAGCATGTGTGCAACACAGATTAGCCTGCCccaatttttcccctccccaaatgCTACAACATGTGAAATGAAAATACACGGGCCATAGCAAGGATGaacatgtatttattttctgccccctcctccaccagttTATGTAGAACGGAACCTTTTCATAACATGTCTGCAGACATGAACGTGTGGAGCGGGATGTGATGGTCAGAAGACCAGGTGTCAGGGAGGATTGATGAACTCCGCTCCCAGGCACAGCATACGGGCCGTCTCGGCTATTGCCCCGAGGAGCGGCGGCAGACGGTTCTCCGCCACTCAGGCTCAGGGGTCATCCGGGTAGGGCACGGTTTCCAGCTGGCCCTCTCTCCTCGCTTCCTCCACCCCGCGCAGCCACTCCGTGCACCTATGCACCAGTTCCTGGTTCACGACCCCTGGTGCCGGATCCTCCTTGTACTCCTCGTCGTCATAGCGGTTCTGTGCGTTCACCAGCGAGATCTTCATTAACGAGGTCAGGTCCATGCCGGCCCGGCTCTGGGAGCCCGGCAGGAGCCCGGTGCTGCCCAAGGGATTGATCCAGCCCCACTGGTTCTCCAGGTGGCGGCGCATCAGCAGCCAGGTCGCCTCAGTCGTGAGGATGATGTTGTACTGTTTCGCGGGGACCTCAGCCTCCGGCTCCGGACTCGCCGCCGCACCTGGGTTCCTGACAGAGCGGCCGCGGGTGCGCGTCGGGCTCGACCTCCGTGGCTGCTGCGGTGGCTGCGGCTGTAGCaggtgttgctgctgctgcagggaggcgcAGAGGTGGGAGTTGGGCAAGGGGCCGGTCCCTGCCTGGGGCGCCCCCCGCGGATTCCTCTCCTTCGGTGGCGGTGCTCGACTCTTAGGAGCCACCTGACTCTTCGGCTGTGCACGGGTGGTGGCGGAGCCAGAGGTCgcagcagcgggaggctggatgGGCGGTAGGGGCTTGGCGGTGCTCCGTGACCCCTCTGCTCCGCCCGCTGACTCAGCAGCCACTTTTGCCCGGGGCAGGTGGAACGGATTTTTCTCCGGGTTTGAGATGCGCTCCCACAGGAGAGAGGAGCACTGCTGCAACCGGCGGGGGCCCCGGCTCAATAAGTTCGATAGTCGACGGCAGCAGGGCTGAGCCGGAGGAGTGGgtgtggggatgggaggagcGGGTGGAG contains:
- the LOC142818223 gene encoding uncharacterized protein LOC142818223, producing MNTKKNLLGIFYKLNSVKRDTSLRRSGVQTPAQGTLQPSQAVASQSSQRMSEPSRVTSQQPSRVTSSQKPSQSTSQFSRVKAPRTSPVVASQFSRVVASQTSQGTSQPARLVVPQPSQATSQPSRVRASLITPPAPPIPTPTPPAQPCCRRLSNLLSRGPRRLQQCSSLLWERISNPEKNPFHLPRAKVAAESAGGAEGSRSTAKPLPPIQPPAAATSGSATTRAQPKSQVAPKSRAPPPKERNPRGAPQAGTGPLPNSHLCASLQQQQHLLQPQPPQQPRRSSPTRTRGRSVRNPGAAASPEPEAEVPAKQYNIILTTEATWLLMRRHLENQWGWINPLGSTGLLPGSQSRAGMDLTSLMKISLVNAQNRYDDEEYKEDPAPGVVNQELVHRCTEWLRGVEEARREGQLETVPYPDDP